In one Novipirellula artificiosorum genomic region, the following are encoded:
- a CDS encoding ParB N-terminal domain-containing protein — protein sequence MQPPTTNHQTRHDQPELDDAEEPDTHGNFNAHPDCQSLPKISLSDSGNVVNSIDERGPLRPILLDTEGQLVGGRCRRKACHVDPQLPTHSDPSSWWFGSMGDANHEMAERRAAAEVVAMRWIQIEQDRQRPAENTSLASSLTT from the coding sequence ATGCAGCCGCCTACCACAAACCATCAAACTCGTCACGACCAACCAGAACTCGATGATGCAGAAGAGCCCGATACTCACGGAAACTTCAATGCCCACCCTGATTGTCAATCGCTGCCCAAGATCAGCCTAAGTGATTCCGGCAATGTGGTTAACTCGATCGACGAGCGAGGCCCGTTGCGCCCGATTCTGCTTGACACTGAGGGGCAGCTGGTCGGCGGACGGTGCCGCCGCAAAGCGTGCCACGTCGATCCGCAATTGCCCACCCACTCCGATCCGAGCAGCTGGTGGTTTGGCTCAATGGGCGACGCAAACCATGAGATGGCGGAAAGACGAGCTGCAGCTGAGGTGGTCGCCATGCGATGGATCCAAATCGAACAAGACAGGCAACGGCCAGCCGAAAACACGTCTTTGGCTTCATCACTAACTACATGA